The following nucleotide sequence is from Cyclobacteriaceae bacterium.
TTATTGTATGAAAAAGACTATTGTATCCCTCCTGATTATCCTATCTGTAACATTTTGCTTTGGCCAGGATTATCGCTGGCAGCAAAGAGTAGAATACACCATGAACGTCCACCTGGATGTTGCATCCGGCCAGATGTCAGGCACTCAGAAACTTGTATATTTTAATAATTCACCTGACACCTTAACCAAGGTGTACTACCATTTATACTTCAATGCTTTTCAACCAGGAAGTATGATGGATGTAAGATCAAGAGCTTTGGCTGACCCCGATCGTCGGGTAGCAGATCGCATTTCAAAGTTGTCAGATAAAGAAATTGGCTATCAGCATATCCTTTCGCTCACACAGGATAGCAAATCAACGACGTTCAATATTCAAGGAACTGTTCTGGAGGTAACACTTGCCAAACCCATACTTCCTAAAACAAAGACAGTATTCGATATGAAGTTTGAATCTCAGGTGCCATTACAAGTAAGGAGATCCGGACGTGACAATCGTGAGGGCATTGCCTACTCCATGACCCAATGGTATCCCAAGCTTGCCGAGTATGACTTTCAGGGATGGCATGCCTATCAATACGTTGCCCGTGAATTTCATGGAGTGTGGGGTGATTTTGATGTCACGATTTCAATCGATCCTGCTTTTATTATTGCCGGAACCGGAAAGCTTCAGAATCCTGAAAAGATAGGGTTCGGATATGAAAAACCGGGAAGCCTGGTAACTAAATCATCAGGAGATCTGAGTTGGCATTTCAATGCTAAAAATGTGATTGATTTTGCCTGGACTGCGGATCCTGATTACACACATGATCGTGTTATGGTACCGGATGGACCTGAACTTCACTTCTTTTATCAGAAGAATGAAAAGACTAAGGATACATGGAAAAAAATGGAAGAGTATGCTGTCAGGAACTTTCAATACATGAATCAGCATTTTGGAAAGTATCCTTTCGATACGTACTCCATCATTCAGGGTGGTGATGGTGGAATGGAATATCCTATGTGTACCCTAATCCTGGGCGAAGGAACCCTTGCTGGCCTGACAGGCACCATGGCACATGAAGTTGCACACAGCTGGTTTCAGATGACCCTGGCATCCAATGAATCATTGTACAGCTGGATGGATGAGGGATTCTCTGATTTTGCCAGTGGAGAAGCTTATGCATCTTATATGAATTGGGAGAATCCTCACGCTGGAAGTTATGCGGCCTATTTTTCATTAGTGGCAAGCGGATTACAGGAGCCAGCATCGCAGGCTGCGGATCATTTCAATACCAATCGTGCGTACAGTACGACGTCTTATTCAATGGGTGCCGTGTTCCTTTATCAGCTCAGCTATATCATTGGGAAAGAGAATTTTGAAAAAGGAATGATTCGCTACTACAACACCTGGAAAATGAAGCATCCCGAGCCAAATGATTTTGTCCGTGTGATGGAGAAAACTTCAGGACTTCAGCT
It contains:
- a CDS encoding M1 family metallopeptidase — encoded protein: MKKTIVSLLIILSVTFCFGQDYRWQQRVEYTMNVHLDVASGQMSGTQKLVYFNNSPDTLTKVYYHLYFNAFQPGSMMDVRSRALADPDRRVADRISKLSDKEIGYQHILSLTQDSKSTTFNIQGTVLEVTLAKPILPKTKTVFDMKFESQVPLQVRRSGRDNREGIAYSMTQWYPKLAEYDFQGWHAYQYVAREFHGVWGDFDVTISIDPAFIIAGTGKLQNPEKIGFGYEKPGSLVTKSSGDLSWHFNAKNVIDFAWTADPDYTHDRVMVPDGPELHFFYQKNEKTKDTWKKMEEYAVRNFQYMNQHFGKYPFDTYSIIQGGDGGMEYPMCTLILGEGTLAGLTGTMAHEVAHSWFQMTLASNESLYSWMDEGFSDFASGEAYASYMNWENPHAGSYAAYFSLVASGLQEPASQAADHFNTNRAYSTTSYSMGAVFLYQLSYIIGKENFEKGMIRYYNTWKMKHPEPNDFVRVMEKTSGLQLHWYLRYWIGTTKKIDYGINSVTERDGNSFVTLERVGEFPMPVDLLVTYADGTKEMFYVSMNELLGNKPQEDKNIPRTVSSPWPWVNPSYVLKINKPAASVTSIEIDPSLRMADINRKNNKWIAAEKTTEYKNQPK